The following proteins are encoded in a genomic region of Haloarcula marina:
- a CDS encoding agmatinase family protein — protein sequence MTDERSGEDIYGDAYKEANEPIFSGIPTFLKLPEVDRDELDEEDVDIGILGAPLDTATTIRPGTRYGPRAVRAASTVPSPPYEHFNIETGVDPFDSFSVADTGDAAVSPGDTRQSQLNIEDAVYEISEQATPIVIGGDHSISYPDIKGWAEANGYEDIGLIHFDCHADTGEDGLTGFEYDHGAWVKRVYDEDIMAGENYTLIGPRGFWPGPDTYEDMREAGMKWYTAMEVGTMDLDDIVKDAVQRATDGTDAVWVSFDVDVMEPAYAPGTGEPEPGGLIPREAIYMVREVVKALDPENFGFDVVEVSPAYDVSDSSSYNGGITSGFANRLIIEVMGSMALAEKGLDSGDPIKPKEPLGPTETTETPADD from the coding sequence ATGACTGACGAACGTTCAGGCGAAGATATCTACGGCGACGCGTACAAGGAAGCGAACGAACCCATCTTCAGCGGCATCCCGACGTTCCTGAAACTGCCCGAGGTAGACCGGGACGAACTGGACGAGGAAGACGTGGACATCGGCATCCTCGGCGCGCCGCTGGACACGGCGACGACCATCCGTCCAGGGACGCGCTACGGGCCGCGCGCGGTGCGGGCCGCCTCCACGGTCCCCTCGCCGCCGTACGAGCACTTCAACATCGAGACTGGCGTCGACCCGTTCGACAGCTTCAGCGTGGCCGACACCGGCGACGCCGCCGTCTCGCCCGGCGACACGCGACAGAGCCAGTTGAACATCGAGGACGCCGTCTACGAGATCAGCGAGCAGGCGACGCCCATCGTCATCGGCGGCGACCACTCCATCTCCTACCCGGACATCAAGGGCTGGGCCGAGGCGAACGGCTACGAGGACATCGGCCTCATCCACTTCGACTGCCACGCCGACACCGGCGAGGACGGCCTCACCGGGTTCGAGTACGACCACGGCGCGTGGGTCAAGCGGGTCTACGACGAGGACATCATGGCCGGCGAGAACTACACGCTCATCGGTCCGCGCGGGTTCTGGCCCGGCCCCGACACCTACGAGGACATGCGCGAGGCGGGCATGAAGTGGTACACCGCGATGGAAGTCGGGACGATGGACCTAGACGACATCGTGAAAGACGCCGTCCAGCGGGCGACCGACGGGACCGACGCCGTCTGGGTCTCCTTCGACGTGGACGTGATGGAACCGGCCTACGCGCCGGGGACCGGCGAACCCGAACCCGGCGGCCTCATCCCCCGCGAGGCCATCTACATGGTCCGCGAAGTCGTGAAGGCGCTGGACCCCGAGAACTTCGGGTTCGACGTGGTCGAAGTCTCGCCCGCCTACGACGTGAGCGACTCCTCCTCGTACAACGGCGGCATCACCAGCGGGTTCGCCAACCGCCTCATCATCGAGGTGATGGGGAGCATGGCACTGGCCGAGAAGGGACTGGACTCGGGTGACCCCATCAAACCGAAGGAACCCCTCGGCCCGACGGAGACGACGGAGACGCCCGCCGACGACTGA
- a CDS encoding AbrB/MazE/SpoVT family DNA-binding domain-containing protein: MNTDYVRVKRKVQQLGSSTLAVTVPAEWARHHDIEKGDEVIVQRDENGGSLLLVPEEPNVDDTDAVVNAETLSPEALGRAVVTQYVLGRQLVRIESETPLTPEHHDAVFDAERQLMGLGIVEQATQTVTVRCSVAPGDFDLPTLLGRLSRTEATIRTEAITALVEGDADRARTAARRYEQVEKLFYLFLRLVFATYRNPRLNQEVGLDTGFPLIGYRSVAQDVSLMAGLARDIADIVVESDGTVPDDDTADHLRALGGAIDDAVSATIAAVTTPDYDAAETARDRFDAVDDHVDACNDHLADERPEPLLELQRAVVLLERCAQHARDSLAVATHLAFRASPDLVDSE; encoded by the coding sequence GTGAACACCGACTACGTCCGCGTCAAGCGGAAGGTGCAGCAACTCGGCTCCTCGACGCTGGCGGTGACCGTCCCGGCCGAGTGGGCGCGCCACCACGACATCGAGAAAGGCGACGAGGTCATCGTCCAACGCGACGAGAACGGCGGGTCACTGCTGTTGGTCCCGGAGGAACCGAACGTCGACGACACCGACGCCGTCGTCAACGCGGAAACGCTCTCGCCGGAGGCGCTGGGCCGGGCCGTCGTCACCCAGTACGTGCTGGGTCGGCAACTCGTCCGCATCGAGTCCGAGACGCCGCTGACCCCCGAGCACCACGACGCCGTCTTCGACGCGGAACGACAGCTCATGGGTCTCGGCATCGTCGAACAGGCGACTCAGACGGTCACCGTCCGCTGCTCCGTCGCGCCCGGCGACTTCGACCTGCCGACCCTGCTGGGTCGTCTCAGCCGAACGGAAGCGACGATTCGGACGGAAGCGATTACGGCGCTGGTCGAGGGCGACGCCGACCGCGCCCGGACCGCGGCCCGCCGGTACGAACAGGTCGAGAAACTGTTCTACCTCTTCTTGCGCCTCGTCTTCGCCACGTACCGGAACCCGCGACTCAACCAAGAGGTAGGCCTCGACACCGGCTTCCCGCTCATCGGCTATCGCTCGGTCGCACAGGACGTGTCCCTGATGGCGGGTCTGGCCCGCGACATCGCCGACATCGTCGTCGAGAGCGACGGGACCGTGCCGGACGACGACACCGCCGACCACCTCCGCGCACTGGGCGGGGCCATCGACGACGCGGTCAGTGCGACTATCGCGGCGGTCACGACGCCCGACTACGACGCGGCCGAGACCGCCCGCGACCGGTTCGACGCGGTCGACGACCACGTCGACGCGTGCAACGACCACCTCGCCGACGAGCGACCCGAACCCCTGCTGGAACTCCAGCGGGCGGTCGTCCTGCTGGAGCGGTGTGCTCAACACGCGCGGGACAGCCTCGCCGTCGCGACCCACCTCGCGTTCCGCGCCTCGCCGGACCTCGTCGACAGCGAGTGA
- a CDS encoding sodium:solute symporter family protein — protein MSLIVYGLAAIVLVMLGIGLYVSKYVKGDSVNYIIAGRGLILPLAAATLMAQSLDANATLGNTDLTSSFGFWAGAALPIGLALCLFITGLFFAKPMNRMDLITLPDFYRRKYGRSVEVLASLIMVLSYAFLLAGNLVAGGYLFQTFVGMSYFTGVFVIAAIIFAYTIAGGLFAVAYTDVIQAFVALVGSLALVVFVATNYGITIPDGMGPMAFGQLTDPSQGAYVNLATIAALGLGDIVAIDFMERVFAAEDPETAQKACFIGSLGTLVIGLPFSMVALSSGAILQSLGVEAGNQAVLYVLLQNAVPPWLAALVLGGIVAASFSTGDGAILGTSSVIARNIGDIRIDEKQQAEPVAADGGLFSHKSDKLLKVTRMMAVPITLLGVFFALRVPATGMLLVLAFDIMFAGALVPLALGLYWPDVATTPAALASMVTGSLTRLGFFVLIPVTYGYENSLLYIQNDIFTAAFDGIPTFIAPAVSLLVFLAVGYATRESYGVRSLDRQGQRTIVAGGDDDE, from the coding sequence ATGAGCCTCATCGTCTACGGGTTGGCCGCCATCGTCCTCGTGATGCTCGGCATCGGCCTCTACGTCTCGAAGTACGTCAAGGGCGACAGCGTCAACTACATCATCGCGGGCCGAGGCCTGATACTTCCGCTCGCGGCGGCGACGCTGATGGCCCAGTCGCTCGACGCGAACGCGACGCTCGGCAACACCGACCTGACTTCCTCGTTCGGGTTCTGGGCCGGGGCCGCACTGCCCATCGGACTGGCGCTGTGTCTGTTCATCACCGGTCTGTTCTTCGCCAAGCCGATGAACCGGATGGACCTCATCACGCTTCCGGACTTCTACCGACGCAAGTACGGCCGCAGCGTCGAGGTGCTCGCCAGCCTCATCATGGTGTTGAGCTACGCCTTCCTCTTGGCGGGGAACCTCGTCGCCGGGGGCTACCTCTTCCAGACGTTCGTCGGCATGTCGTACTTCACCGGCGTCTTCGTCATCGCGGCCATCATCTTCGCCTACACCATCGCGGGCGGCCTGTTCGCGGTGGCCTACACCGACGTGATTCAGGCGTTCGTCGCGCTGGTCGGGTCGCTGGCGCTCGTCGTCTTCGTCGCGACGAACTACGGCATCACCATCCCAGACGGCATGGGACCGATGGCGTTCGGCCAACTCACCGACCCCTCGCAGGGCGCGTACGTCAACCTCGCGACCATCGCCGCCCTCGGCCTGGGCGACATCGTCGCCATCGACTTCATGGAACGCGTGTTCGCCGCCGAAGACCCCGAGACGGCCCAGAAGGCGTGTTTCATCGGCAGTCTCGGAACGCTCGTCATCGGCCTCCCGTTCTCGATGGTCGCGCTCTCCTCGGGCGCGATTCTCCAGTCGCTCGGCGTCGAGGCGGGCAATCAGGCCGTGCTGTACGTCCTCTTGCAGAACGCGGTCCCGCCGTGGCTGGCGGCGCTCGTCCTCGGTGGCATCGTCGCCGCCTCGTTCTCGACCGGCGACGGCGCGATTCTCGGCACGTCCTCGGTCATCGCACGCAACATCGGCGACATCCGCATCGACGAGAAGCAACAGGCCGAACCGGTCGCCGCCGACGGCGGCCTGTTCAGCCACAAGAGCGACAAACTCCTGAAGGTCACTCGCATGATGGCCGTCCCCATCACTCTGCTGGGCGTGTTCTTCGCCCTGCGCGTCCCGGCGACGGGGATGTTGCTCGTCCTCGCGTTCGACATCATGTTCGCCGGTGCGCTCGTTCCGCTGGCGCTCGGCCTCTACTGGCCGGACGTGGCGACGACGCCCGCGGCGCTGGCCTCGATGGTCACCGGGTCGCTCACGCGTCTCGGCTTCTTCGTCCTGATTCCGGTCACCTACGGCTACGAGAACTCGCTGCTGTACATCCAGAACGACATCTTCACGGCGGCGTTCGACGGCATTCCGACGTTCATCGCGCCCGCGGTGAGCCTCCTCGTGTTCCTCGCCGTCGGCTACGCCACCCGCGAGAGCTACGGCGTGCGGAGCCTCGACCGGCAGGGCCAGCGCACCATCGTCGCGGGCGGCGACGACGATGAGTGA
- a CDS encoding Mov34/MPN/PAD-1 family protein: MFPRRIRGLVVAPTVRERVAATVAAAHPREAGGFLACERRGDRLYATDHVELDNEASEPRRRYVTTVDERAPPRPRVFYHSHTSPASPSGLTQTDRRHIPEQFALVVFAPHGDPYSYRLFKRGLLPWRELPVETGETDAAENRSRLPRLV, encoded by the coding sequence GTGTTCCCCCGCCGGATTCGTGGACTTGTCGTTGCCCCCACGGTTCGTGAACGCGTCGCGGCGACGGTGGCCGCCGCACATCCGCGCGAAGCCGGGGGCTTTCTCGCCTGCGAGCGCCGCGGCGACCGCCTGTACGCCACCGACCACGTAGAACTCGACAACGAGGCCAGCGAACCCCGGCGGCGGTACGTCACGACCGTCGACGAGCGGGCACCCCCGCGCCCGCGCGTGTTCTACCACTCGCACACCTCGCCAGCGTCGCCGTCGGGCCTGACGCAGACGGACCGGCGGCACATCCCCGAACAGTTCGCGCTCGTCGTCTTCGCACCCCACGGCGACCCGTACAGCTATCGCCTGTTCAAGCGCGGCCTCCTCCCGTGGCGCGAACTGCCGGTCGAGACCGGCGAGACCGACGCGGCCGAGAACCGGTCGCGACTGCCCCGACTCGTCTAG
- a CDS encoding ABC transporter ATP-binding protein codes for MLELDGVTAAYDSTPILRDVDLTVDEGEIVGVMGKNGVGKSTLMKTIIGLLEPTRGTITYAGQDVTDAAADERARAGMGYIPQGRDVFPKLTVEQNIRMGETVNAASDETLYDQIYDYFPVLEERASQDAGTLSGGQQQMLAIARALVSNPDLLLLDEPSEGIQPSIVDQISRDMQTINEDLGTTILFVEQNLGVIREMADRCYAMERGEIVDEVGPTTLADEDAIAEYLAV; via the coding sequence ATGCTCGAACTCGACGGCGTCACCGCCGCCTACGACTCGACGCCCATCCTCCGGGACGTGGACCTCACCGTCGACGAGGGCGAAATCGTCGGCGTGATGGGCAAGAACGGCGTCGGGAAGTCGACGCTGATGAAGACCATCATCGGCCTGCTGGAACCCACCCGCGGGACCATCACCTACGCCGGGCAGGACGTGACCGACGCCGCGGCCGACGAACGCGCCCGGGCCGGGATGGGCTACATCCCGCAGGGCCGGGACGTGTTCCCGAAACTCACGGTCGAGCAGAACATCCGCATGGGCGAGACGGTCAACGCCGCCAGCGACGAAACGCTGTACGACCAGATTTACGACTACTTCCCGGTCTTGGAGGAGCGGGCGAGTCAGGACGCCGGGACGCTCTCGGGCGGCCAACAGCAGATGCTCGCCATCGCGCGGGCGCTGGTGTCGAACCCGGACCTCCTCCTACTCGACGAACCCAGCGAGGGCATCCAGCCCTCCATCGTCGACCAGATCAGCCGCGACATGCAGACCATCAACGAGGACCTCGGGACGACGATTCTGTTCGTCGAGCAGAACCTCGGGGTCATCCGCGAGATGGCCGACCGCTGTTACGCGATGGAGCGCGGCGAAATCGTCGACGAAGTCGGCCCGACGACGCTGGCCGACGAGGACGCCATCGCCGAGTACCTCGCGGTCTGA
- a CDS encoding ABC transporter ATP-binding protein gives MSSDTDAKANRDAASSPNVRQTAAELATGDRTDTLLSTDGLRKEFGGFTATDDVDFSVAEGELRCLIGPNGAGKSTLLKLITGTYDATAGSIYYDGHDITDLEPHERVRKGISMKFQVPSVYGDLTVRENARLPIQRFADGEERRKRVDEAITAAGLSGYEDADASQLSHGQQQQLEIGMAAALEPDLLLLDEPVAGLDVAEREAIAERVTRLNEEEGIAFVVIEHDTEFVANIADEVTVLHNGGIFREGPIEDIESDPEVQRIYLGGEQ, from the coding sequence ATGAGTTCAGACACTGACGCGAAGGCGAACCGAGACGCGGCGAGCAGTCCGAACGTCCGACAGACGGCCGCGGAACTGGCCACGGGCGACCGAACCGACACCCTGCTGTCGACCGACGGACTCCGCAAGGAGTTCGGCGGGTTCACCGCCACCGACGACGTGGACTTCAGCGTCGCCGAGGGCGAACTGCGGTGTCTCATCGGTCCGAACGGGGCCGGGAAGTCGACGCTGCTGAAACTCATCACCGGCACGTACGACGCCACCGCCGGGAGCATCTACTACGACGGGCACGACATCACCGACCTCGAACCGCACGAGCGGGTTCGGAAGGGCATCAGCATGAAGTTCCAGGTGCCGTCGGTGTACGGCGACCTTACGGTGCGAGAGAACGCCCGCCTCCCCATCCAGCGGTTCGCCGACGGGGAGGAACGGCGCAAGCGCGTCGACGAGGCCATCACCGCGGCCGGTCTGTCGGGATACGAAGACGCCGATGCGAGCCAACTCTCCCACGGCCAACAGCAGCAACTCGAAATCGGGATGGCCGCCGCGCTCGAACCCGACTTGCTCCTGCTGGACGAACCCGTCGCGGGACTGGACGTGGCCGAACGGGAGGCCATCGCCGAACGCGTCACTCGCCTCAACGAGGAGGAAGGCATCGCCTTCGTCGTCATCGAACACGACACGGAGTTCGTGGCGAACATCGCCGACGAGGTGACGGTGCTGCACAACGGCGGCATCTTCCGCGAAGGCCCCATCGAGGACATCGAGTCCGACCCCGAGGTCCAGCGCATCTATCTCGGAGGTGAGCAGTGA
- a CDS encoding ABC transporter permease subunit, protein MTAETGSGGPTADPTGLARLRDYVEGPNTVGNSKGFWIGFLVAVVALSAYPLAVGSYQASRFSLFLVYAFLGLSLSVVWGYAGVLSFGQVVFFGVAGYTFGVVSVNFATPAGITAAFAVGILGGAVMAFVLGYFMFYGGVRNVYVTIITLVSTLVLHTFMAQTAGDEWTIGQAALGGFNGMPTIPNLAFGVGGAAIMFDSVTFYYLVLGLLVATYLGLRVLVNSDYGRVMVAVREDEDRTRMFGYDVKRVKLAVFTLGGALAGLSGVLYASWGNYMSPGVFELTFASLPVIWVSVGGRKTLLGAVGATVGIEFFRNSLGGELAFIIVGALLLVFILGLPGGIVPWVHQTYLDMRDDGSAPDPPETAAEVSDP, encoded by the coding sequence ATGACCGCCGAAACCGGTTCCGGCGGCCCGACCGCCGACCCGACGGGCCTCGCCCGCCTGCGCGACTACGTCGAGGGACCGAACACCGTCGGGAACTCGAAAGGGTTCTGGATAGGGTTCCTCGTGGCCGTCGTCGCCCTGTCGGCGTACCCCCTCGCCGTCGGGTCCTATCAGGCCTCGCGGTTCTCGCTGTTCCTGGTGTACGCCTTCCTCGGCCTCTCGCTGTCGGTCGTGTGGGGCTACGCGGGCGTCCTGTCGTTCGGACAGGTCGTCTTCTTCGGCGTCGCGGGCTACACGTTCGGCGTCGTCTCCGTGAACTTCGCGACGCCCGCGGGCATCACCGCCGCCTTCGCCGTCGGCATTCTCGGCGGCGCGGTGATGGCGTTCGTGCTGGGCTACTTCATGTTCTACGGCGGCGTCCGCAACGTCTACGTCACCATCATCACGCTCGTCTCGACGCTGGTCCTGCACACGTTCATGGCCCAGACGGCCGGTGACGAGTGGACCATCGGCCAGGCCGCGCTGGGCGGGTTCAACGGGATGCCGACCATCCCGAACCTCGCCTTCGGCGTCGGCGGGGCCGCGATTATGTTCGACAGCGTGACCTTCTACTACCTCGTCCTGGGCCTGCTGGTGGCGACGTACCTCGGTCTCCGCGTGCTGGTCAACTCCGACTACGGGCGCGTGATGGTCGCGGTGCGAGAGGACGAGGACCGGACGCGGATGTTCGGCTACGACGTCAAGCGCGTGAAACTCGCCGTCTTCACCCTCGGCGGCGCGCTGGCGGGCCTCTCGGGCGTGCTGTACGCCTCGTGGGGCAACTACATGAGCCCCGGCGTGTTCGAACTCACGTTCGCTTCGCTGCCGGTCATCTGGGTGAGCGTCGGCGGCCGGAAGACCCTGCTGGGTGCGGTCGGTGCGACCGTCGGCATCGAGTTCTTCCGGAACTCGCTGGGCGGCGAACTGGCCTTCATCATCGTCGGCGCACTCCTGCTGGTGTTCATCCTCGGCCTGCCGGGCGGTATCGTGCCGTGGGTCCACCAGACGTACCTCGACATGCGCGACGACGGCAGTGCGCCGGACCCGCCCGAGACGGCTGCAGAGGTGAGCGACCCATGA
- the urtB gene encoding urea ABC transporter, permease protein UrtB, giving the protein MVNGLNLLFQFLDSFAFIVLAAGGLAIIFGIMGVINLAHGEFIMVGAYATTLANIRLGLPLPAAMLVGVVVTALFGLLVERVVISGWLPNLVAQRTLGRNVIEPLYDRLADSMVATWGLSLIMVQGIRVTLGNSLDQIGTPLGKIAYSGFSYSTYRVLLAGVALAVLGFTYYVFTRTEYGMRARATIQDEDTARALGVDTERTYMTTFAFGSGLAGLTGALYAPTVTMVPGLGSSFLVEAFVAVVVGGPSVVLGTTLAGGLLGAINALFSNLVGTFFGRIALLVTAIVMIRFLPDGITGFVERLRERREEA; this is encoded by the coding sequence ATGGTCAACGGCCTGAACCTGCTGTTCCAGTTCCTCGATAGCTTCGCCTTTATCGTGCTGGCGGCGGGGGGACTGGCCATCATCTTCGGCATCATGGGCGTCATCAACCTCGCCCACGGGGAGTTCATCATGGTCGGCGCGTACGCGACGACGCTGGCGAACATCCGCCTCGGGCTGCCGCTCCCGGCCGCGATGCTCGTCGGCGTGGTCGTGACGGCGCTGTTCGGCCTGCTGGTCGAACGCGTCGTCATCTCGGGGTGGCTCCCCAACCTCGTCGCCCAGCGGACCCTCGGTCGGAACGTCATCGAACCGCTGTACGACCGACTGGCCGACTCGATGGTCGCGACGTGGGGCCTCTCGCTCATCATGGTGCAGGGCATCCGCGTCACGCTGGGCAACTCGCTCGACCAAATCGGGACGCCGCTGGGCAAAATCGCCTACAGCGGCTTCTCGTACTCCACCTATCGGGTCCTGCTCGCCGGTGTCGCTCTCGCGGTGCTCGGGTTCACCTACTACGTGTTCACCCGCACCGAGTACGGGATGCGCGCCCGCGCGACGATTCAGGACGAGGACACGGCCCGCGCACTCGGCGTCGACACCGAGCGCACGTACATGACGACGTTCGCCTTCGGGTCCGGACTGGCCGGACTGACGGGCGCGCTGTACGCCCCGACGGTGACGATGGTCCCCGGTCTGGGGAGTTCGTTCCTCGTCGAGGCGTTCGTCGCCGTCGTCGTCGGCGGCCCGAGCGTGGTGCTCGGGACGACGCTGGCGGGCGGCCTGCTGGGGGCCATCAACGCCCTGTTCTCGAACCTCGTCGGGACGTTCTTCGGCCGCATCGCCCTGCTGGTGACCGCCATCGTGATGATTCGGTTCCTGCCGGACGGCATCACGGGCTTCGTCGAGCGCCTGCGCGAGCGCCGGGAGGAGGCGTAG
- a CDS encoding urea ABC transporter substrate-binding protein — protein sequence MSRGPISRRGFLGSTAALAGTALAGCSGGSASSDDTIQLGVLEDRSGNFALVGDPKHKASMLAIEEINNDGGIDGKQIEVFDPDPQSDNQRYQELTRRAINQENVDALWAGYSSATREAIRPIIDREDQLYFYTTQYEGGVCDHNVFAVGPTARQQLGSVLPYLVEEYGPKIYTIAADYNFGQLSADWVKVLANENGAEVIGEEFIPLSNSQFGSTINRIQEADPDFVMSMLVGANHTSFYEQKASAGLDVPIGTSTAMAQGYEHLRLDPPAMANIYAGVNYMEEIPTNRNTSEGGFVDRYYEMFPDAPYLNEEAENNYFSIYMYKKAVEQAGTTEMEAVKEALETGITYEAPEAPDGESIAIDGATHHVDHHMWVMRADENHNVEAVDDRVIPETFLSETVGCDLTQEDEETQYTPQDFYEEAG from the coding sequence ATGAGCCGCGGTCCCATCAGCCGTCGCGGTTTCCTCGGGTCGACGGCCGCCCTCGCCGGGACGGCGCTCGCCGGGTGTTCCGGTGGCTCCGCCTCCAGCGACGACACGATTCAGCTCGGTGTGCTGGAGGACCGGTCGGGCAACTTCGCGCTCGTCGGCGACCCCAAGCACAAGGCGTCGATGCTCGCCATCGAGGAGATAAACAACGACGGCGGCATCGACGGCAAGCAAATCGAAGTGTTCGACCCGGACCCGCAGTCGGACAATCAGCGCTATCAGGAACTCACCCGCCGCGCCATCAACCAAGAGAACGTCGACGCGCTCTGGGCGGGGTACTCCTCGGCGACCCGTGAGGCCATCCGCCCCATCATCGACCGGGAGGACCAACTGTACTTCTACACCACCCAGTACGAGGGCGGCGTCTGCGACCACAACGTCTTCGCCGTCGGCCCGACGGCCCGCCAGCAGTTGGGGAGCGTGCTCCCGTATCTCGTCGAAGAGTACGGCCCGAAAATCTACACCATCGCCGCCGACTACAACTTCGGTCAGTTGTCGGCCGACTGGGTGAAGGTGCTCGCGAACGAGAACGGTGCGGAGGTCATCGGCGAGGAGTTCATCCCGCTGTCGAACTCCCAGTTCGGGTCGACCATCAACCGGATTCAGGAGGCCGACCCCGACTTCGTGATGTCGATGCTCGTCGGCGCGAACCACACCTCCTTCTACGAGCAGAAGGCCTCCGCGGGACTGGACGTGCCCATCGGCACGTCGACGGCGATGGCCCAGGGCTACGAACACCTGCGTCTGGACCCGCCCGCGATGGCGAACATCTACGCCGGGGTCAACTACATGGAAGAGATACCGACGAACCGCAACACCAGCGAGGGCGGGTTCGTCGACCGGTACTACGAGATGTTCCCGGACGCCCCGTACCTCAACGAGGAGGCCGAGAACAACTACTTCTCCATCTACATGTACAAGAAGGCCGTCGAGCAGGCCGGAACCACGGAGATGGAGGCCGTCAAGGAGGCCCTCGAAACGGGCATCACCTACGAGGCCCCCGAAGCCCCCGACGGCGAGTCCATCGCCATCGACGGCGCGACCCACCACGTGGACCACCACATGTGGGTGATGCGCGCCGACGAGAACCACAACGTCGAGGCCGTCGACGACCGGGTCATCCCCGAGACGTTCCTCTCGGAGACGGTCGGCTGTGACCTCACCCAAGAAGACGAAGAGACGCAATACACCCCACAGGACTTCTACGAGGAGGCGGGGTGA
- the nikR gene encoding nickel-responsive transcriptional regulator NikR, with protein MTDDIDRISLTLPSSMVDRLDGIVDDWEYDSRSEAIRDSLRDFFANYEWETGGEERHHGTIVIVHDHHVSGIADDLQTIQHEMADAITSVQHIHLSHDTCMETLVVEGAARDITELANRLRALSGVQQVKVVVVGE; from the coding sequence ATGACCGACGACATCGACCGCATCAGCCTCACGCTTCCCTCGTCGATGGTCGACCGACTGGACGGCATCGTCGACGACTGGGAGTACGATAGCCGGTCAGAGGCGATTCGGGACTCCCTGCGGGACTTCTTCGCGAACTACGAGTGGGAGACGGGTGGCGAGGAGCGTCACCACGGGACCATCGTTATCGTCCACGACCACCACGTCTCGGGCATCGCCGACGACCTCCAGACAATCCAGCACGAGATGGCCGACGCCATCACCTCGGTCCAGCACATCCACCTCTCGCACGACACCTGTATGGAGACGCTGGTCGTCGAGGGCGCGGCGCGCGACATCACCGAACTCGCCAACCGACTCCGCGCGCTCAGCGGCGTCCAGCAGGTGAAAGTCGTCGTCGTCGGCGAATGA
- a CDS encoding urease subunit beta, with protein sequence MAEDLVPGEVIAGEGTVTLNEGRETVEVTVGNTGDRPVQVGSHFHFFEANAALRFDREAAFGMRLNIPAGTAVRFEPGDEQTVELVDIGGKRVAHGMNGMVNGSVDADPTEALERLRAAGFEDSEARSESGPRDGEQGADATREQAAEDDEGAEE encoded by the coding sequence GTGGCTGAGGACCTCGTTCCCGGCGAGGTCATCGCTGGCGAAGGGACCGTAACGTTGAACGAGGGCCGCGAGACGGTCGAGGTGACCGTCGGCAACACGGGCGACCGACCGGTACAGGTCGGGTCGCACTTCCACTTCTTCGAGGCCAACGCGGCGCTTCGCTTCGACCGCGAGGCGGCCTTCGGGATGCGACTGAACATCCCCGCGGGCACGGCCGTCCGGTTCGAACCCGGCGACGAACAGACCGTCGAACTCGTCGACATCGGGGGCAAGCGCGTCGCCCACGGGATGAACGGGATGGTCAACGGGAGCGTCGACGCCGACCCGACCGAGGCGCTGGAGCGACTTCGCGCGGCCGGATTCGAGGACAGCGAGGCGCGCTCGGAGAGCGGGCCTCGGGACGGCGAGCAGGGAGCGGACGCGACCCGCGAGCAGGCGGCCGAAGACGACGAGGGGGCGGAGGAATGA